From a region of the Ardenticatena maritima genome:
- a CDS encoding ABC transporter ATP-binding protein, translating to MTTATCALDVQHVRKVFEKESGRRWPWQPKKAVEQVVALKDVSLRVAPREIYGILGPNGSGKSTLIRCISTLLIPDAGTIRVFGHDVVREERIVKELINRVSVEASFFKKLSPMENLMFGARLYGLDAKEARREIIETLTRLGLEKEAIFRPMEKMSRGMQQKVAVARALLTRPRLLLLDEPTTGLDPRSKREVQAFVFELRDVYETTVVLTTHDMHEAERLCDRIAIIDRGCIVAEGTPAELKALVRQNGHEPTLEDVFMALTGRALSEEQEEVVVGGVA from the coding sequence ATGACAACAGCAACGTGTGCGCTGGATGTGCAACATGTGCGCAAAGTTTTCGAGAAAGAGAGTGGCCGCCGCTGGCCGTGGCAGCCGAAAAAAGCAGTGGAGCAGGTTGTGGCGCTCAAAGATGTCTCTTTGCGCGTCGCGCCGCGTGAAATCTATGGCATTTTGGGACCCAACGGTTCGGGCAAGTCAACGCTCATTCGGTGTATCTCCACCCTGCTCATTCCCGATGCCGGCACCATTCGCGTCTTTGGGCATGATGTGGTGCGCGAAGAGCGTATCGTCAAGGAACTGATCAACCGCGTTTCGGTGGAAGCGTCGTTTTTCAAGAAGCTTTCACCAATGGAAAACCTGATGTTTGGGGCGCGGCTGTATGGTCTGGACGCCAAAGAGGCGCGGCGTGAAATCATCGAGACGCTGACGCGCCTGGGGCTGGAAAAAGAAGCCATCTTCCGCCCCATGGAAAAGATGTCGCGGGGGATGCAGCAGAAGGTGGCGGTGGCGCGCGCGTTGCTCACGCGCCCCCGTTTGCTCTTGCTCGACGAGCCGACAACCGGGCTGGACCCGCGCTCCAAGCGCGAAGTGCAGGCGTTCGTCTTCGAGTTGCGCGATGTGTATGAGACCACCGTTGTCCTGACGACGCATGACATGCACGAAGCCGAGCGACTGTGCGACCGTATCGCCATCATTGACCGCGGGTGTATCGTCGCGGAGGGCACCCCCGCCGAATTGAAGGCGCTGGTACGCCAGAATGGGCATGAGCCTACGCTGGAAGATGTCTTCATGGCGTTGACGGGGCGCGCCCTGAGTGAAGAGCAAGAAGAGGTCGT
- a CDS encoding anti-sigma factor: MNWWTQFWNRIRGRQQTTRQALVLHADTLRGIVRSIFTTEERELTCDECFEQLDTFAELVLVGKPIPEALKLVEAHLERCHDCREEFEALMAALRAA, encoded by the coding sequence ATGAACTGGTGGACGCAATTTTGGAACCGTATACGTGGGCGCCAACAAACCACCCGGCAGGCGCTTGTCTTGCATGCTGACACGTTACGCGGCATTGTGCGCAGCATTTTCACCACAGAAGAACGCGAGCTGACGTGCGATGAGTGTTTCGAGCAGCTGGACACCTTCGCCGAGCTGGTGCTGGTTGGGAAACCCATTCCCGAAGCGCTCAAACTGGTGGAAGCGCACCTGGAACGCTGTCACGATTGCCGCGAGGAATTTGAAGCCCTCATGGCGGCGCTCCGCGCAGCGTGA
- a CDS encoding RNA polymerase sigma factor, with amino-acid sequence MPPHERSNDEWLADLRGPNRDAALADLRAVLLRGLRFALDQSGNLRDTDLEDFAQEALLRILDNLDSFRGESRFTTWAHKIAVRVAFSELRRRRWKDVSLDEWLEQSEGDFTPQLLADENATPEEVAVQQSLLDAIARLMRDELTERQRKALVLVAIRGVPMEEVARRMNTNRNALYKLLHDARKRLKQAMAREGINPQEVMQLFERTP; translated from the coding sequence GTGCCGCCTCACGAACGGTCAAACGACGAATGGCTTGCCGACTTGCGCGGTCCCAACCGTGACGCAGCGCTTGCCGACTTGCGCGCCGTTCTCCTGCGAGGGTTGCGCTTTGCATTGGACCAATCGGGCAACCTGCGCGACACCGACCTGGAAGATTTTGCGCAAGAAGCGCTTCTGCGCATCCTCGATAACCTGGATTCATTCCGCGGCGAAAGTCGTTTCACCACATGGGCGCACAAAATCGCCGTGCGTGTCGCCTTTTCAGAACTCCGGCGGCGGCGTTGGAAAGATGTTTCGCTCGATGAGTGGCTGGAACAGAGCGAAGGCGATTTCACGCCCCAATTGCTCGCCGATGAAAACGCCACCCCCGAAGAGGTTGCCGTCCAGCAATCGCTGTTGGACGCCATCGCGCGGCTTATGCGTGATGAGTTGACCGAGCGCCAGCGCAAGGCACTCGTTCTTGTCGCTATACGGGGTGTGCCGATGGAAGAAGTGGCGCGGCGCATGAACACCAACCGCAACGCGCTCTACAAACTTCTGCACGACGCCCGCAAGCGGCTCAAGCAGGCTATGGCGCGTGAAGGCATCAACCCGCAAGAAGTGATGCAGCTTTTTGAACGCACACCGTAA